One part of the Paracoccus sp. MBLB3053 genome encodes these proteins:
- a CDS encoding sulfotransferase family protein — protein MGFPGTWMTESESMVYRVVPKCACSSIGQIMFYSDHGRYFDGDIHDSTEGLHKWNQDQSQNLIEKNVKAHQSLTFTCVRNPYTRVLSSFFDKIAGIQRNGKRYRGSLIPQLMQRYGIDVGSPENDFEFDQIASFRRFLLFARDTIRWRRPMEPDIHWSSMSGHISTFIVNGGRYDQIFFTEKFNEGMQKVLNAASTRVKVDVNDVPKFNESEGHGPKRAHKVSDYFDDLSRHLVWEVYKKDFQLFKYDFDNPDNKFPKSEVDLAEVHAKLGR, from the coding sequence ATGGGTTTTCCCGGAACTTGGATGACTGAAAGCGAAAGCATGGTCTATCGTGTCGTCCCGAAATGCGCCTGCTCATCAATCGGTCAGATCATGTTCTATTCCGATCATGGCCGCTATTTCGACGGCGACATTCACGATTCCACCGAAGGGCTGCACAAATGGAACCAGGATCAAAGCCAGAATCTGATTGAAAAGAACGTGAAGGCCCATCAATCCCTGACGTTCACCTGTGTTCGCAATCCCTATACCCGCGTCCTTTCTTCGTTCTTCGACAAGATCGCGGGCATCCAGCGCAACGGCAAGCGGTACCGCGGCAGCCTGATCCCGCAACTGATGCAGCGCTATGGCATCGACGTGGGAAGCCCCGAAAACGATTTCGAATTCGACCAGATCGCCAGCTTCCGCAGGTTCCTTTTGTTCGCGCGCGACACCATCCGCTGGCGCCGCCCGATGGAGCCTGACATCCACTGGTCATCCATGTCGGGCCACATCTCGACCTTCATCGTGAATGGCGGACGCTACGATCAGATCTTTTTCACCGAGAAGTTCAACGAAGGCATGCAGAAGGTGCTGAACGCCGCCTCGACGCGGGTCAAGGTGGATGTGAACGACGTGCCGAAATTCAACGAATCCGAAGGACACGGCCCCAAGCGGGCACACAAGGTCAGCGACTATTTCGACGACCTGTCGCGCCATCTTGTCTGGGAAGTCTACAAGAAGGACTTCCAGCTTTTCAAATACGACTTCGACAACCCGGACAACAAGTTCCCGAAATCCGAAGTCGACCTTGCCGAGGTTCACGCCAAGCTCGGTCGCTGA
- a CDS encoding beta-ketoacyl-ACP synthase III: MRRAVVRGTGHYLPERVVENSWFEDKLDTSDEWIRTRTGIERRHFAAEDQRTSDLGIAAAKAALTNAGMTADQIDAVIVATSTPDFTFPSVATMVQAGLGMKGGFAFDVQAVCAGFVFALANADAMIRSGQAERILVIGAETFSRIMDWTDRGTCVLFGDGAGAVVLEAAEGNGDPKDRGILATDLNSDGQYRDLLYVDGGVASTGTAGHLRMQGNLVFRHAVEKLADTAHRTIERAGLTTGQVDWLVPHQANLRIIEATAKRMQLPMEKVVLTVADHGNTSAASIPLALSVAASEGKFKPGQVLVAEAIGGGLAWGSVVLRW; the protein is encoded by the coding sequence ATGCGGCGTGCGGTTGTCCGGGGCACGGGCCATTACCTGCCCGAACGTGTGGTTGAAAACAGCTGGTTCGAAGACAAGCTGGACACCAGCGACGAATGGATTCGCACTCGCACCGGGATCGAACGCCGCCATTTCGCGGCAGAGGATCAACGGACCAGCGACCTGGGCATCGCCGCCGCGAAGGCTGCCTTGACGAATGCGGGCATGACCGCCGACCAGATCGACGCGGTTATCGTGGCTACTTCGACGCCGGACTTCACCTTCCCTTCGGTCGCGACCATGGTGCAGGCGGGTCTGGGCATGAAGGGCGGTTTTGCCTTCGACGTCCAGGCTGTCTGCGCGGGCTTCGTCTTTGCCCTGGCCAATGCCGATGCGATGATCCGTTCGGGTCAGGCGGAACGCATCCTGGTGATCGGTGCGGAAACCTTCAGCCGCATCATGGACTGGACCGATCGCGGCACATGCGTGCTATTCGGCGACGGAGCCGGCGCAGTCGTGCTCGAAGCAGCCGAGGGCAACGGCGACCCCAAGGATCGGGGCATTCTCGCGACCGACCTCAACAGCGATGGCCAGTATCGCGACCTTCTCTATGTCGATGGCGGTGTCGCATCGACTGGCACGGCGGGCCATTTGCGGATGCAGGGGAACCTTGTGTTCCGCCATGCTGTCGAGAAGCTGGCCGATACCGCGCATCGCACGATCGAACGGGCCGGGCTGACCACCGGTCAGGTCGACTGGCTCGTGCCGCACCAGGCAAACCTGAGGATCATCGAGGCGACCGCGAAGCGGATGCAATTGCCGATGGAGAAAGTCGTGCTGACGGTTGCCGATCACGGCAATACCTCGGCGGCCTCGATCCCGCTGGCACTTTCGGTCGCGGCGTCCGAAGGCAAATTCAAGCCCGGACAGGTCCTTGTCGCCGAAGCGATCGGCGGGGGCCTGGCATGGGGTTCGGTGGTGCTGCGCTGGTAA
- the rpmF gene encoding 50S ribosomal protein L32 has protein sequence MAVPQNRVTRSRRNMRRSHDALVAGNPNECSNCGELKRPHHVCPSCGHYGDREVVAQANEVDLDDDAA, from the coding sequence ATGGCCGTCCCTCAGAACCGAGTTACCCGCTCCCGCCGCAACATGCGTCGTTCGCATGACGCCCTGGTTGCCGGCAACCCGAACGAATGCTCGAACTGCGGCGAACTGAAGCGCCCGCACCACGTCTGCCCGTCCTGCGGCCACTATGGCGACCGTGAGGTCGTCGCTCAGGCCAACGAAGTCGACCTGGACGACGACGCGGCGTAA
- a CDS encoding histidine triad nucleotide-binding protein translates to MPAYDETNIFARILRGEIPNQTVLETEHTLAFRDIAPKAPVHVLVIPKGAYVSYDDFAANASDAEVLDFTRAMARLTHELGVDLDSGQGYRVITNAGVHGVQEVPHFHMHILGGRNIGRMVDPA, encoded by the coding sequence ATGCCTGCCTATGACGAGACAAACATTTTCGCGCGCATCCTGCGGGGCGAGATCCCGAACCAGACCGTTCTGGAAACGGAACATACGCTGGCCTTTCGCGACATCGCGCCCAAGGCCCCGGTGCATGTGCTGGTGATCCCGAAGGGCGCCTATGTCAGCTATGACGATTTCGCGGCAAATGCTTCGGACGCCGAGGTCCTGGATTTCACCCGCGCCATGGCGCGCCTGACGCACGAACTGGGCGTCGATCTGGACAGCGGGCAGGGCTATCGCGTCATCACCAATGCCGGTGTGCATGGCGTGCAGGAAGTCCCGCATTTCCACATGCACATCCTTGGCGGAAGGAATATCGGCCGGATGGTCGATCCGGCCTGA
- the plsX gene encoding phosphate acyltransferase PlsX produces MTSAEISTDTRAHEFKGSVVISVDAMGGDRGPAAVVAGIALSADKNPDIRFIVHGPRAELERLIAKRPGLAERCDIRDAPGVVTMEDKPSQVLRKGEGTSMWSTVESVRKGEATVAVSCGNTGALMALSMLRLRKLPGVNRPAIACLWPSRNPQGFNVMLDVGADIRADAQDLLTYALMGASYARNGLGLALPRVGLLNVGTEEHKGRAELKQAHELIGLSAASANFEYVGFVEGGDLPSARVDVIVTDGFTGNVALKTGEGTAKLVGDFLKEAFGNSVLSKFAALLAMTSLKRLQKRIDPRRVNGGVFLGLNGTVVKSHGSADETGVSAAIKLAFQLAQSGFHDRLAARIAQSLTHETAGISGAESKRTS; encoded by the coding sequence ATGACTTCGGCGGAGATCTCGACCGATACGCGCGCCCATGAATTCAAGGGCAGCGTGGTGATATCCGTTGATGCCATGGGCGGCGATCGCGGTCCTGCCGCGGTCGTGGCGGGCATCGCGCTCAGCGCCGACAAGAATCCGGACATCCGGTTCATCGTCCACGGTCCCCGGGCCGAACTCGAACGGCTGATCGCCAAGCGGCCCGGCCTTGCCGAGCGTTGCGACATTCGCGACGCGCCAGGCGTCGTGACGATGGAGGACAAGCCCAGCCAGGTGCTTCGCAAAGGCGAAGGCACCTCGATGTGGTCCACCGTCGAATCGGTCCGCAAGGGCGAAGCGACCGTCGCAGTCTCCTGCGGCAATACCGGCGCGTTGATGGCACTGTCGATGCTGCGTCTGCGCAAGTTGCCGGGTGTCAACCGCCCTGCCATCGCCTGCCTCTGGCCCTCGCGGAATCCGCAGGGGTTCAACGTCATGCTCGACGTCGGCGCGGATATCCGGGCCGATGCGCAGGACCTGCTTACATATGCGCTGATGGGCGCATCCTATGCCCGAAACGGTCTTGGCCTCGCCCTTCCACGGGTGGGGCTTTTGAACGTGGGCACGGAAGAGCACAAGGGCCGCGCCGAACTCAAGCAGGCCCATGAGCTGATCGGCCTGAGCGCGGCAAGCGCCAATTTCGAATATGTGGGGTTTGTCGAGGGCGGAGATCTGCCCTCTGCCCGTGTCGACGTGATCGTGACCGATGGATTCACGGGCAATGTCGCGCTCAAGACCGGCGAAGGCACGGCCAAGCTTGTCGGCGATTTCCTCAAGGAAGCTTTCGGCAACTCGGTGCTTTCCAAGTTCGCGGCACTTCTCGCCATGACCTCGCTCAAGCGGTTGCAAAAGCGGATCGATCCGCGTCGGGTGAACGGGGGCGTCTTCCTTGGCCTCAACGGAACCGTGGTGAAGTCACACGGTTCGGCCGATGAAACCGGCGTCTCGGCCGCAATCAAGCTGGCCTTCCAGCTTGCGCAATCCGGGTTTCACGATCGCCTCGCTGCGCGCATCGCCCAGTCGCTTACCCATGAAACGGCCGGCATTTCCGGCGCAGAAAGCAAGAGGACGTCCTGA
- a CDS encoding DUF5928 domain-containing protein, producing the protein MARIAFILLCHKDPKGVVAQANRLTASGDYVSIHFDARANLRDFELIRSELADNPSVVFAAKRWKCGWGEWSLVGATLEAVRAAVASFPLATHFYMLSGDCMPIKSAEYAHAFLDAEDCDYIENFDFFESDWIKTGFKEERLIYRHWFNERTQPKRFYASYELQKRFKITRQIPSDIQVRIGSQWWCLRRQTVERVLEFCASRPDVMRFFATTWIPDETFFQTVVPHVVPRKELRPRTLTYLVFTDYGMPVTFYNDHYDLLMGQNYLFARKISPEALRLRERLGALWAAEGVHFPISNEATGLFRFLTGRGRVGRRFAPRFWETDGTLGRENSLRLIVSKKWHIAKRLTEAIRTHTDIPAVDYLFNEAEARLPDLGGVENTVSKRHRHRKALLRLLFEQFDANRLVICLDPSGMHLIQDLASDKTDTRVLLIDSHFDDDYLRGHIGRVGLAGPETSEEVIERLLPTVRADLEHEAERLRDIEFTSFHSIAPWRSAEDNAVQIARFLDVMPEMGRELASTQFLFAE; encoded by the coding sequence ATGGCGCGGATTGCCTTCATTCTGCTCTGCCACAAGGACCCGAAGGGGGTGGTGGCCCAAGCCAACCGCCTGACCGCTTCGGGAGACTACGTTTCCATCCATTTCGATGCCCGCGCCAACCTGCGTGACTTTGAACTGATCCGTTCGGAACTGGCCGACAACCCTTCGGTGGTTTTCGCGGCCAAGCGCTGGAAATGCGGTTGGGGGGAATGGTCGCTGGTCGGGGCCACGCTCGAGGCGGTCAGGGCCGCCGTGGCATCCTTTCCGTTGGCCACGCATTTCTACATGCTCTCGGGCGATTGCATGCCGATCAAATCGGCCGAATACGCGCATGCCTTCCTCGATGCCGAGGATTGCGACTACATCGAAAATTTCGACTTTTTCGAGTCGGACTGGATCAAGACGGGCTTCAAGGAAGAACGGCTGATCTATCGCCACTGGTTCAATGAACGCACCCAGCCCAAGCGGTTCTATGCCAGCTACGAGCTGCAGAAGCGTTTCAAGATCACCCGCCAGATCCCCAGCGACATCCAGGTGAGGATCGGTTCCCAATGGTGGTGCCTGAGACGCCAGACGGTCGAGCGTGTGCTTGAGTTCTGCGCAAGCCGTCCGGATGTGATGCGGTTCTTCGCTACGACATGGATACCCGACGAGACCTTCTTCCAGACCGTCGTGCCCCATGTCGTGCCGCGCAAGGAATTGCGTCCACGGACGCTGACCTATCTGGTCTTCACCGATTACGGCATGCCCGTGACCTTCTACAACGATCACTACGATCTGCTGATGGGCCAGAATTACCTGTTCGCCCGCAAGATCAGCCCCGAAGCCCTGCGCCTGCGCGAACGCCTGGGGGCGCTATGGGCGGCCGAGGGCGTGCATTTCCCGATTTCGAACGAAGCCACGGGCCTCTTTCGCTTTCTGACCGGTCGCGGGCGGGTCGGTCGGCGATTTGCGCCCCGATTCTGGGAAACGGATGGCACGCTTGGACGTGAAAATTCGTTGCGTCTGATCGTGTCCAAGAAATGGCATATCGCCAAGCGCCTGACCGAGGCCATTCGAACCCATACCGATATTCCGGCCGTCGACTACCTGTTCAACGAGGCCGAGGCGCGCCTGCCTGATCTGGGCGGCGTCGAGAACACGGTCAGCAAGCGGCATCGCCACCGCAAGGCGCTTCTGCGGCTTCTTTTCGAGCAGTTTGACGCGAACCGCCTCGTGATCTGCCTTGACCCTTCGGGCATGCACCTGATCCAGGACCTGGCCTCTGACAAGACCGACACGCGGGTTCTTCTGATCGATTCGCATTTCGATGACGATTACCTGCGCGGTCATATCGGACGGGTCGGCCTTGCCGGTCCCGAGACATCCGAGGAAGTGATCGAGCGCCTGCTGCCGACTGTCCGAGCCGATCTTGAACATGAGGCCGAACGGTTGCGCGATATAGAATTCACCAGCTTCCACTCGATAGCGCCCTGGCGCAGCGCCGAAGACAATGCCGTGCAGATCGCACGCTTTCTCGACGTGATGCCAGAAATGGGGCGTGAGCTGGCCAGCACGCAGTTTCTTTTCGCCGAATGA